A genomic segment from Pseudosulfitobacter sp. DSM 107133 encodes:
- a CDS encoding siderophore-interacting protein — protein MTDQIADAPQIIRMRHELRRRNLRVAASERLSPHMIRLTLQGADMHDFNSGAPDDHMKLILNAESDSPQMRDYTPRRFSTSELVVDVVDHPGGPAADWARAAAVGDAITIGGPRGSQRIEGAIDQWLLIGDETALPAIGRWIEEMPAATRVTSIVGVPDAADEQSLDTAADWTAHWLHRPLDQATDPAPYLAALGGMTLPPRTFVWIAAEAMVARAIRTHLLDKGHDKQWIKASGYWVAGQADASDKGIED, from the coding sequence ATGACAGATCAAATCGCTGACGCCCCGCAAATCATCCGCATGCGCCATGAATTGCGCCGCCGCAATCTGAGGGTTGCCGCGTCAGAACGGCTGAGCCCGCATATGATCCGCCTGACCCTGCAAGGCGCGGACATGCATGATTTCAACAGCGGTGCGCCGGACGATCACATGAAGCTGATCCTGAACGCAGAGAGCGACAGCCCGCAAATGCGCGACTATACGCCCCGTCGGTTCAGCACGTCGGAACTGGTGGTGGATGTGGTGGATCACCCCGGCGGACCTGCCGCCGACTGGGCGCGTGCCGCTGCCGTGGGCGATGCCATCACCATTGGCGGCCCGCGTGGCAGCCAGCGGATCGAGGGCGCTATCGACCAGTGGCTGTTGATCGGTGACGAAACCGCACTGCCCGCCATTGGCCGCTGGATCGAAGAGATGCCCGCCGCGACGCGCGTGACCAGCATCGTCGGTGTGCCTGATGCGGCGGACGAACAGTCGCTGGACACCGCCGCCGATTGGACGGCGCACTGGCTGCACCGCCCGCTGGATCAGGCCACCGATCCCGCGCCCTATCTCGCGGCACTCGGCGGCATGACCCTGCCACCGCGCACCTTTGTCTGGATTGCAGCCGAAGCCATGGTGGCACGTGCCATCCGCACACATCTGCTGGACAAGGGGCACGACAAACAGTGGATCAAAGCCTCGGGCTATTGGGTGGCGGGGCAGGCCGATGCGTCGGACAAGGGCATCGAGGACTGA